In a genomic window of Aquila chrysaetos chrysaetos chromosome Z, bAquChr1.4, whole genome shotgun sequence:
- the STOML2 gene encoding stomatin-like protein 2, mitochondrial — MLARAGLRTGPGLGLLQRSQQLKHSACVAQPPRRLTSGLPVNIGVLFVPQQEAWVVERMGKFHRILEPGLNFLIPLLDRIRYVQSLKEIVINVPEQSAVTLDNVTLQIDGVLYLRVMDPYKASYGVEDPEYAVTQLAQTTMRSELGKLSLDRVFRERESLNASIVDAINQASDCWGIRCLRYEIKDIHVPPRVKESMQMQVEAERRKRATVLESEGTRESAINVAEGQKQAQILASEAEKAEQINKAAGEANAMLVKARAKAEAIQLLAAALAQQHGSAAASLSVAEQYVSAFSKLAKESNTLLLPANTGDITNMVAQALGIYTTLTKPQATKTQDEMPPAHEDPQLPIAEVLKAEQASSS; from the exons cgCTCCCAGCAGCTGAAGCATTCAGCGTGTGTGGCCCAGCCACCACGCCGCTTGACCTCTGGCCTGCCTGTGAATATCGGGGTGCTCTTTGTGCCGCAGCAGGAGGCTTGGGTGGTGGAGAGGATGGGCAAGTTCCACCGAATCCTTGAGCCT GGTTTGAACTTCCTCATCCCTCTGCTAGATCGGATTCGTTACGTGCAGAGTCTCAAAGAAATTGTCATTAACGTCCCAGAGCAGTCAGCTGTCACCCTCG ATAATGTCACCCTGCAGATTGATGGTGTGCTCTATCTGCGGGTTATGGATCCCTACAAG GCCAGCTACGGGGTAGAAGATCCTGAGTATGCAGTGACCCAGCTGGCCCAGACCACCATGAGATCTGAACTTGGCAAACTTTCCCTCGACAGAGTCTTCCGG GAGCGGGAGTCCCTCAACGCCAGCATTGTGGATGCCATCAACCAGGCTTCAGACTGCTGGGGCATCCGATGCCTGCGCTACGAGATTAAGGACATCCACGTACCCCCACGCGTGAAGGAATCCATGCAGATGCAG GTGGAGGCAGAGCGACGGAAGCGGGCGACAGTGCTGGAGTCGGAGGGGACACGGGAATCGGCTATCAACGTGGCTGAGGGGCAGAAGCAGGCCCAGATCCTGGCATCAGAAGCTGAGAAGGCCGAACAAATCAACAAAGCTGCTG GAGAAGCCAACGCCATGCTGGTCAAGGCCAGGGCCAAGGCGGAGGCTATtcagctcctggcagctgctctggcaCAGCAG caCGGCAGCGCCGCCGCCTCTCTCTCTGTGGCAGAGCAGTACGTGAGCGCCTTCTCCAAGCTTGCGAAAGAGTCCAACACCCTCCTGCTGCCCGCCAACACCGGCGACATCACCAACATGGTCGCGCAG GCCCTGGGCATCTACACCACGCTGACCAAGCCGCAAGCCACAAAGACCCAGGATGAGATGCCCCCAGCCCATGAAGACCCCCAGCTGCCCATCGCAGAGGTGCTTAAGGCAGAACAGGCCAGCTCCAGCTAG